The Corynebacterium callunae DSM 20147 genomic sequence ATTTTGGAGGACTACTACAACTCCGGCTTCGGCATTTGAAGGTGCAATTTCATCGGCCAACGCCAAGATATCGGGGTGTGCATTAGCCATGGCATAAGAGGTGCCAGCGGCTTTCATTAGTTCTGTGTCATTGAGGTAATCGCCAAAAACAAGGGTTTCAGATTCGGCAATGCCCAAAGCTTCGCGCAGGGTAGCAAGTGCATGACCCTTGTTGGCTGATTTATCCATAACATCAACCCAGTGTTCACCGGAGACGACCACATTCGCGCCGGGAGCAGCTGCGCGAATGACGGGGGCGCAATCCTTTTCTGCATCTGCAAAGGTGAAAATGGCGACCTTAATAACCTCGTCATTAACTACTTCGTGGAGGTCTTCCACTTCATCGAGGGCGAGGTAATACTGAGATCCTTCTTCACGGAAGGCGGCGTCGAAACGCTCTACAAAGGCGCGTTCCGGGCGGCAGACCACAACACCCATATCTACGGAGGATTCGCGGGCTGCATCAATGATGGAGTGCACGGTCTCGCCATCGATGGTGGTCAAAGAAATAATCTCACCGTTGTGGACAACCACGGTGCCATTTTCGGCGATATAAGAAAGTGGCTCTCCAGCCCTTTCAAATTGGGTTTGCAGGGTGGCTAGTTGGCGGCCACTGGCGGGTGCAAAGGCAATATCTTGTTCCCTGAGCTGTTCGAGAACCTTCCAAAATCCTTCTGGGATTCTTCTTTGATCATTGAGCAGCGTGCCATCCATGTCAGTTGCGACGAGGCGAAAATCCATCAGAGAGAGACTCCTTTCAAATAAAGTGCTAATTGCCTATTGTGTCACACCTCGGCAGGCAAGCTATGCCACACTAGTTTCATGAACATTTCCGAACCTCCCGTGATTATTAGGGTGCAGCATAAAACCGGCATCGTAGCGCTTAATCGAGCAAAGGCACTGAACTCCATCAACCTAGAGATGGTGAATATTATCCAGCAGGCTTTGGATGAATGGGCTGCCGATGATGCGATCTCGCAAGTGCTTATTTATTCGACTTCAGAGCGTGCATTTTGTGCCGGCGGAGATATTCGAGAATTGCGTGATGCGGTGATTGCAGGAAATCCTGAATTTGGCGATCACTATTTCACTGAGGAATTTAACCTGGTTAATTGCCTGGGAACTTACCCTAAGCCAGTAATCGCGCTGATCAATGGCATTGTTATGGGTGGTGGTATGGGGGTTAGCATGCATAATTCCCATCGCATTATTACGGAAAACGCCCTAGCTGCGATGCCAGAAACTGCGATTGGTTATGTCCCGGATGTGGGATTCACCTATTTTGCACACCAGATCACCACCCCGGCAATCGCCAAGTTCTTAGGTATTACAGGCTGGCGTATGAGTCCCGCCGATATGCTGTGGACCGGAGTGGCCAGCCACTTCATTAAATCCGCAGATATCGAGGCATTCACCAACACCCTGCTAGAAAATTCGCTCGAGCAGGCCCTCGACACCTTTAGCACCCAACCTGAAGAATCCAGCACCTTGGAAAGCTTTGCCTCCAGCATTGAGGAGACCTTCGGCCAAGAGACTGGGGAGCTTATCGACGCTGCCCTCGCCGCACATCCCGACGCTGCCTTCAGGGCCAAGATTGAGAAGCCACTGCGCCAGGCTGCGCCTAGCGCAGTGGTGGCAACTTCTGCTTTGATGAACCAAAATCGCGAGGCGCAGAGTCTGCGCGAAGGCCTTGATAATGAACTTGTGATGGCACTTTTTATGATCCGCCAACCTGATTTTGCAGAAGGAGTACGCGCTGCGGTGGTGGATAAGGATCGTAATCCACAGTTTGGAGCGGCACTGCCGGAAGAGAATTACCTTGAGCTAATTAAGAATTAGCAACCACCTTTTGATAGCTTAGGTATAGACCTTTCGTTTGAGAGGTCTATTCTGCTTAAGGGAAGGTGTGCAGTGAAAGCGCTGAGCAAAATACCTGTTCCTTGGACCTGGTACCTGGGAATCATGGGAATGATCGTGATGAGCATCGTGGCAGCACTTGCAATGCTCAAGTATTTTCCCAATGAAATGCCCACGCAGGTAAATAGCGGACTTTTTGCACTTGGTGGTTCATATTCGCCACCGATGAGCTCTCAAACTCTCATTGCTCGGGTGGTTGCAGGTGCTGTTTTAGTGCTCGCAATTTCCTTGGGTACGTCCACGTTGATCTCTTATCGATCCGAGAATCTGGCGGCAGATCATCCCCATGCGTCTGCTATTCAATTGGCACGCCGCTGGTCTTTCCTTAATAATGTCCAAAGCTGCTTGGGATGGTTTAGCTTTTTCCTGGCCGCCGTACTCACGATTTCTGCGCTGCGAGTCAACGGTCCAGGTCCGGTTAGCGCTTTCGAGATGGCCGCGTATGTTGTGTCAATAGCCGTTTTGGCCTGGGTGTTTGTAATTTCCCTAAGGCGCGGCCAATTAGAAATAGATCGCGCCATTCCCATTCGTGAGGATGATTCCGCTCTTAAATGGGGCATCATTTATCACAATGTTTCCGACCCTCGAGTTTTTATAGAGCTTGACGACGGCCAGACCACCGTAATTAACATGGCTCGCCCGGCGAGCTGGGGTTTGTTGGGCTTAATGATCCTGCCCGCTGTGGTCATTGTCGGAATCATTATTTATGGAAGCTAAGTTAAGTTGGCGATTTTCCACCGTGATTTTGCTGCCATCAAAAGGTAATCCGCGCAGCTGGGCGTAGGAAGCTACCGCCCGCTGTCGATCAAGATCGCTGGCAAGTGGTTGATAGAGGGTAGCCTCCACCGCAGCAAAAGAGGCTGGCGGCAGGTGCAAACGTGGATGATCAAGCAGGATGACGATGTGCCGATCGCCATCTTTGACAAAAGCATGTGTCCACCGCTTGAGGATGGGTTTTGCTACATTAATGAGCTCAAATTCCTGCGCATCGGCGACCTCAACTTCAGGAGTGGTGAGCAACAAGATTCCATTATCAAATCCAAAACGCGCCACCCCCTCAGTTTCGGAGCCGTGGAATTCTGGCTGGGACCATGCCCATTTCCAGGTGTTACCCTCGATGGTCGCGAGTGGAAAAGCCTGCACCTCATGAACATTATCCAGCTGTGCGGTGCGTGAGCTGGCATTAAACTGCAGCTGATAATTCGGCGAGATGGCGTCGAAAAGCAACTGGTGCTCAGCCGACATGAAGGCCGCATCCGCGCGTACCTCGCGCAACCCCAGCCCACCTGCGAGTTCAATGGGCTTCCCATTGCGTAACAAGAGGGAAGTGCCATCGCTGAAGGCGATGCGATCCTCTTCAATCCGGATGCCTAAGCCGCGGAAGGCGGCGTAGGAGCTGAGCGCGCGTCTTAACGTGCCTCGCGGTAGCCCGGGCAAACCGTCGATGAGGTCGCGGCGGGCGTCGAAAAGCTCAGGTAAGTAATTGATGATGACAAGTGCTTGGCCACGGGAGCCAAAAGGGGCAATGAATGCTGGTGCATTGCCATAAAGTGTGCGGGCGGCAGAGATGAGGTTATCGCTAAGTGGCTGGGTGCCCTGTAGTTCCGGGATGTTGAGATCAACACCGCGCGTACTTTCCCAGGTCAACTGGTTATTTTGAATCCAAGCGACAACTTCGCCAGTGGTATCAAAAGGTGCACCTGAGGTACGGTTAATTCTAACTTCGGCATGTGTTGCGCCTTCGTCGAGGTTAAACTCGACCCCCAGGATTCCTCCCAATTGGGCTGCAAATGCCTGGTCAACGCCTGATTGTCCTATTTTTCCGTCAGCTACAACTTCAGAGAGTGACACGGGAAGCGGGATATCCATTCCTTTAGGATATTCCTTCCACCTGGCTTTTGGGGACAGTGGGCGGGTTGTTTGAAATTATTCCATCTGTGAAGATGGAGGGATGCCAATATCAATTCGGCGTTTATTGAATAGGAAGTACTTAGAGTGAAAACCGCAAAATCTCGACTATGCTCCATTGTTCTTGGAGTTTCAATCGGGGTGACCTCAGTATTTACTGGCGCAGGAATTGCCGCTGCCTATGACTACGGCATGGACCCTAACCAAAACTATAATCCCGTAGAAGATATTACCGATCGCCCGGAAGGGCTTTCCAAGCTGCCATTTTTTGGCAGTCAACTAACTAGTTTTGGTTCCTCAGAAGGCTCATCCTTCGGGGAAATTGTGACCTCCACCGAACCGCAATACACCGATCCGCGTTATCCAGCAGGTAAGGATGCTCTGCCGAAGGCAACGATCGACATGAACCCTGAGGTTCTAGCGCGTTTGGAACGTTTTATTGGCGTTGATGGTGATCGCATTCGCCAGATCAATGCTTATTCACCATCCATGGGACGCACGATTCCATTGCTATGGATTGTTCCTGAAGATAATTCCGTACCACGGCCTACGCTTTATGCACTTGGTGGTGGAGATGGAGGCCAAGGCAGCGATAACTGGGTAAATAACACTGACCTTGATGAATTGATGAGTCAGAACAACGTCAATGTCATCATGCCTATGCTTGGTGCATATACTTTTTATGCTGACTGGGTGGAAGAAAGCGCAGATCTCGGTGGCAAGCAGCAATGGGAAACCTTCTTAACCCACGAGCTGCCAGAGCCTTTGGAAGCTGCGATTGGTGCTGATGGTCAAAGAAGCATTATTGGCATGTCAATGTCGGGTGGCACTGTACTGAATTATGCGAGCCACAACCCGAATTTCTACTCTTCGGTAGGTTCATTCTCTGGATGTGCAGAAACCAACTCCTGGATGGGGCGCCGTGGAATCGCGGCAACTGCCTACAATGGCAATGCGCTTCCAAGCCAGATTTTTGGCGAAGTTGATAGTGACTATTCCCGCTACAATGATCCACTGCTCAATGCTGCAAAACTGGGTGAACAAGATAATCTCTATGTTTTTTCAGCCTCTGGTTTGTCCTCGGAACTAGACTTCACCGGCCCAAATGCGCCTACCGATCAAGCTGGCATTGATGATCGACTTAGTGTTGGTTTCCAAATCGAGGCAATGTCCAATACTTGTACCCATAATCTCAAGGCTGCGACAGATCAAATGGGCATTAAATCGATTAACTATGACTTTGGTGTAACTGGTACTCACTCCTGGGATTATTGGAATCAGGGATTGCACCGCTTTTTCCCTCTGATGATGCAGGGATTTGGACTAGATGGTGGAGAAATCCCAGTTTATAACCCCAATGGTGTGAGCTCTACTGAATCATCTTCTGAACTTTCCTCCGGTGTTAGCCTCGGTGGAGTAATTGGCAGTGTGGTTGGTAGCTCGCTTTCCAGCTAAATCTTTAATCCAAAAATGCACTGTGTTCCGGGCGGAACACAGTGCATTTTGGTGTTTTTAGCCTTAACGCTTTAGGAGGGCGCTGGCTCTTTTAACTAGCTCGATCGCCTCTTCAGGATCGCGTGGCTCAGGGTTGCGGTAATACCACTTCAAAGCTGCTGCAATTGCTGCAGCTTGTAAGTGGATCGACACATCAATTTCGAAATCATCTAGCTGTGGCATCTTGTGTTTGAAGAATAAGCGCAGTGGCTCCAACATGATGTTGGCATCAAAAGCACAAGGGGGAGGGCCGAGCTTTTCTAAGATTTCACCCACTTGATAAAGCGCACTAAAAGAATCAAGCTCTGAATCTCCCTTGCGGAAATGGTTAATTACTAGATGCTCAAGGGCGTCTTGAGTATCTAAATCTGCAGGGAGTTCCTCAAGTTGAGCAATCAAATTCTGGATTTGAGAACTCATAAACTCTACAAGTGCTTCTTCTCGAGACGCAAAATAATTGTGAAAGGTTCTCGTCGAAAAGCCTGCTTCGGCCGCAATTGTTGCAACCGTAAGGGACTCGGGGCCTTCAGTTAAGGCGAGCTGCGCAGCAGCGCGGGAAAGCGCTGTGCGCGTTGCAGCTTTTTTAGTTTCACGAAGCCCCGACACTGGTAGATTCCTTTAGTTCCGCGGTGCGGGCCTTATCTAAACCGCTAAGACCTTCACCTTCGACATCAACATTTGGAAGAATCTTATCCAACCACTTAGGAAGCCACCAAGCCTTGTCGTCGAGTAGGAACATTGTTGCTGGGATGATCATCATACGAACGATGAAGGCATCGAAGAACACAGCAGCTGCGAGGGCAAAGCCCATTGTCTTAATGAAGGCCATGTCCTGGGCCATGAAGGCGGCAAAGACAGAAACCATGATGATGGCAGCTGCAGTAACCACGCGGGCGCCGTGTTTAAAGCCGTTGGAGGTAGCATTGCCGGCGGTCTTTCCCTTGGTGAAGCCTTCTCGCATACGCGTCACCAAGAAGATCTGATAATCCATGGCGAGGCCAAATACCAGGCCAATCAGCATAATTGGCAAGAATGACAGCAGCGGTTGAGGATCTTCAATAATTCCGAATGCGCCTTCTTGGAAGATTGCTACGGTGGCACCGAAGGTGGCTGCCACGGACAATCCGAAGCCGAGGGCCGCAATTAGTGGAACCCAAATGGAACGGAAAACAAGAAGCAGCACAAAGAAAGCTAGGACTAGCACAATGAGGACATAAGGAATCAGCACGCTGGAAAGACGTTCTGAAATGTCATCATAAATTGGAGTGACGCCGGTGATGCCATAGGTGGCGCCGGTTTCAGATTCAAAAGTGCTGGTGTTATCGCGCAAAGCCTGAAGGGTATCTGAGGTGCGCTCATCAATGGCATCGAACTCAGGGGTAATCAAGATTTGTGCAGTGTCGAGATTCTCAGTGGTCTGCGTGACCTGCGCATTCTTCACGCCATCGATGGTGAGGAATTGCTCTACTGCCTTTGCGAAGGCCTGAGGGCGATCCTGCTCTGCCACATTTGCAGCATCTATCAGAGCAATCATCGGAGCGTTTTTGCCTGGACCAAAGGCTTCGGCAGTCATGTCATATGCGGTGCGTGGTGCAGAGCCCAAGGCGGAGGTGCCATCGGTTGGCATTGCTAGGCGCATGTTGCCGGCAGGGATCGCAATGGCGCCCAGCAAGATAACGCCAACGGCAAGGTAAGCAAGAGGCATTTTGCGGATGAGCCGAACCCATTTGAGACCCATGGTTGGCTTCTCATCTTCAGGGTCTGGAACCTTAGGTCCAGGCATTCTAGCTGCAAAGATCTTGGTTCCCAGAAGTCCCAGCAGGGCTGGGAGGAAGGTAAGTGCTACCAAGACGGCGACTGCGACCGTGATTGCAGCGGCAATAGCCATTGTGGTGAGGAATGGGATGTTAATAATTGACAGTGCAATGAGGGCAATTAGAACCGTGGTGCCTGCGAACACAACTGCAGATCCGGCGGTGCCGACTGCCATTCCCATAGCGTGTGCACGGGTGCTCAGCGGCATATTGCGAAGCTTCTGGGCAAGCTCTTTGGGCTCCAAGTTATTGGAACCGGTTTGCCCGATGAGCTCATTGCGGAAGCGAGAAACAATAAAGAGGGCGTAATCAATACCCACTGCCAGGCCAATCATGGAGGCCAGGGTTGGGGTCATATCGCTGACAGAATCCGTGAAAGCGGTTGCCAGCTGAATGCCCATGATGCCGATACCCACGCCGATAATGGCAGAAATCAGTGGCATGCCAGCCGCAATAAATGAACCGAAAGTAACGATGAGCACAACAGCTGCAACGAGGAGACCAATGAGTTCAGAGGTCATATTTAGGGAGGTAGCTGCAGCGCCGAAAACATTTCCGTTATACACAACGGTGAGATCGCCATCGTCGTATTTGTCCAGAATGTCAGTGACGGCGGTGCGATCTGCTGCAGGGACGTCCGCGGCTGCTGCCGCGTCAAAAGTCATTGAGACGATGCCGGTGGTTTCATCCGGGCTCAGAGGGCTTATCGACGCTATATCTGCGGCGATTTTATCTGCAGGGACGCCCTGGGCTTCTAGAGCTGGGGTCATTTGAGCCGTTATGCCTTGCGCGGCCATAACTGGATCTACGACGCTTTCCGCATCCTTCAGCACTCCAGTTGCGCGAATTTCTTCGAGCATCTTGTTTACTTCAGCCGATACTGCTGGATCAGTGAGTGTGGAACCTTCAGGAGCTTGGATAACTACCGAGCCAGTAGCAGCTGAGGTGGCGTCGCTGGAACCAGGGAAGCGCTCCTGCATTTTCTCCATTGTGGTGACTGAGTCAAGCCCTGGGATGGAGAAACTGCTGGTAGTTGGCTTGGAATAGAGTCCCGCCAAGGTTGTAATGCCGATTAGCAGGATGAGCCAAAAAGCGAGGAAAGGCCACTTCTTGCGGTAAGCAAGGGAGCCGATGTTATAGAGAAATCTTGCCATGAGTTTCCTTCTTGAAAGTGAAGATTTGAGGCTGGCAGGGAAGTGAAAAACTTGCACACTTTATGCAATCTTGCGCAACATGTGCAAGTTTATCCCGGGGCTTTCATTCAGGGTTAATGTCAAAGGTGATTTGTGATGCAACTCTATTTTTAGCAAGTGGTGTGTGATAAATCTCTATATTTCTTTGGGAAGCAAGACGGTTGTACTGATGGTGGGTTATTGTGCCCCTATGACTACGAATAACGCGAAATTTATCCCCACGGCCGACCTTGTTGACATCATCGGTGAGGAAGTTCGATCCTGTGATCTGCAATTCCAAAACCTGGGTGGGAATGTGGAATTTTATGGCCCAATTACAACTGTTAAATGCTTTCAAGATAACGCACTTTTGAAATCAATTCTTGGTGAAGAAAGCACAGGTGGAGTTCTGGTTATTGATGGAGATGCGTCCCTGCATACTGCATTGGTGGGGGATATTATTGCAGCTTTAGGTAGGGATCATGGTTGGTCTGGAGTTGTAGTTAATGGTGCGATTAGGGATTCTGCTGTTATCGGCGAGATGGAATTTGGTTGCAAGGCTTTAGGTACCAATCCTCGTAAGTCCTCCAAGAGTGGGGCAGGTGAGCGTGATATCACCGTCAGTTTTGGTGGGGTCGATTTTATCCCTGGTCATTACCTTTATGCTGACTCTGATGGAATTGTTGTCACTGAAGAGCCTGTAATTCAGTAACGGCAGGCGATAGAAGAACGACACTATTAATCAGGGCTGAATCTGATTGTGATTAACTTGCGCAGGTAGGCTCTAATTACTATTTGTCGTCTATCAAAGGTTTAAACAATTGTTTCATGCCGTGAGTTTTGCACTATTGGACTCTGTTAACGTCCTACTCATCGGCATTGTTGTCGCAATTGCTGCACTGCTTCCGCGCTCTGGGAAATATGGCCCAATTGCCACCCTGCTTTTAGTGGGGGATTGGCTTGGGGTCTTTTTGCTGAGCATCGTTGTCATGCTTGTTTTTGATGGACTGGAAGGATTAGTCGGGGCCTTCCTAGATTCCCCATGGTTTGGCATCATTTTGATTGCAACTGGTGTCATTTCTCTGTTTGCAACCATGCTCTCCAAAGGTGATGGCACCAAAGTCTTAGATGGTTTTTTAACGCCAGTAAAGACCCCAAGCTGGAAAACTGTTGGTGCAGGCCTAATCTTGGGAATCGTGCAATCGGCTACCTCGCTCCCTTTTTATGCTGGCCTAGGATTCTTAAGTATCGGCGACTTTAGTCCCGTCATTCGTTATGGTGGCCTCGTAGTTTATGCAACCTTGGCGCTGAGCTTGCCTATAGTTACCGCGATCCTGGTTGGATGGGTTCGCCGATATCCCGAAAGTCCTATTGGCAAGCTCTTTGAAAAGGCTGGAGAAAACAAAACCAAAGTGGCAAAGTGGTCCGGCTATGTAGTGGCATTAGTACTTTGCCTCATGGGTGTTAACTCCCTTATTTAGTCATGCCGCTCGGGGTGATTGTGGGAATCCTGAACTGCGAGCATCCACGTTGAGACTCTTAGATCTGCCTCTCTATTTGAGATTCCATTAGTGAAATCTACATATAAGGAATGAATTGCTGGCAATGGTTGAAACCTTGAGTGCAGGGATCTGCCTTTGGTTTTAAGCAGTACTGGGCAGCCATAGGAGTCCTCGAGCCCTGGAATTTTGCTTGCTAAAAAGCCATTTAATTCCAGACTTTGGTTAAATAGATTGCTTTTCGAGAATCTGCTTAGGTCATAGCGGCTCAGCTCAACCCAGCATCCGTATTCAAGAGTTTGTTTTTCACCGTGAACTGGGATTCCAATATTTGATCGAACAAAGTGTCGTTTAGGTTTTGGGTAATGAATATGGCAAATTGTCGGATCTTCAGTGACCCTTGAATCATTGGCTTTTGCTTCAATCAGTGGATCTGGATAGCGCAAGCTTAAGGCTGGAACTCCATATGAGGGTCCGGTGCATGCTGGGCATTTAAAAATTCTTGGTTCCATAACGGCTCTCCCTGGGTAAATAATAGTAGTTCGACCACAGTCTAAAGCTTTTTGTTCTTTGGGATGGGTTGGGTGATGTGGTTCCTGTGGATAACTGGGGGCGCGGGAGTCGCCTGTGGATAACGTTCGATTTCCAATGTCTAAAGTTCTGGCTTGAGGTTCGAAAAAATGTTCGCAACCACTATTGCTATCGAACACATGAGCCACTAAAATAAGAAGCAGAAAACCACGGGGAACACACAAACACCAAAGGGGGAGATGATGGCGTCATTAACACACCACGTTGATGCATTAGACACCCATATCAAAGCCATCATCACCGCCTTATCCACTGACCTGTCAGCACAGGTATTTAATGACAACGAAGCAGACCTTGTGCGGTTGGAACATGTGTTTAACCAACGTGGGGTGATTAACGCTGCGGTGGCTGTGATGGCTGAACTAGCCCACGCCGGCACGAGGGTGGGGTCTGCAAAAACCACTGATTATCTCGTTGAGCGTTTAGGAGTGTCACGCGTAGAGGCGTTTAACAGGGTGGCGTTGGGTAAGTCATTGTTCCCGCAGGATAAACCCGCTGTCGTAGAGGCTTTGCCGGTGGTTGATGCTGAGGCTGAGGTGGCCGATGGTGATGCGCCCGCGGTGTCTGTTCCTGAGGTGGATGTGGTGGCTGAGGTTATCGGCTCTCATCGTTCAGGATCGGTGGTGGTCAGTCCTGATCGGTTGGTGGTGATTAACCGTGAGTTAGACAGACTGTCTGGGGTGGCGGTGGATTCTCGTGAGGTGTTGTTTGCGCAGGCTGTTAGTCAGGCGAAGTGGCGTGGGGTGGATGATCTGGGGTTGTGGGTGCGTGATCAGGTGGTCAAAGCCAATGGGATAGCTCCTGATCCGGTAGCGGCGATGGCTCACCGTTATGTTGCTTTTAGTAAGGCTGATGCTGATGGGTTGGTGCGTATTTCGGGGTTGGTGCCATCTGCGACGGCGGCGTTGATGAAGGCTGCGTGTGCGCCGTTGTCGACGAAGGGCAGTTTGGTTGGTGGGGATGTGGAGTTGGATGGTCGTAGTGCTGGTCAGCGGTTGGCTGATGCGGTGCATTATGTGTTTGAGCGTTTTCATCAGGGTTTTACGGTCAAGGGGCGTCGTGGGATTGGCAGCATTGTGGTGTCGATGACTACTGATGATGTGGAGTTGGTGGAAAAGCGGGGGTTGGGGCATCGGTATCCGACGAATACGGGGTTTGGGTTGACGTTGGGTGAGGTGTTGTTGTTGGGGGCTGCGAAGTATGACTTTGGGGTGGTGTTGGATGGTGAGTCTGGTCGGGCGTTGCATTTGGGTCGGATGAGTCGGTCGGCGTCGTTGGAGCAGAAGGTGGCGTTGTTGGAGTCGGAGTTGGTGTGTTCTGCTCCTGGGTGTTCGCGGGCGTTGATTGATTGTGAGATTCATCATTTAGATCCGTGGGTGCGTGGTGGGTTGACGGATGTGGTGAATTTGACGCCGCAGTGTTTTGGGGATCATCCGCGTAATGATGATTCTCGTGGTGGGGTTAATGGGAAGGGGTTTATGGTTCGTGATGAGGTGACGGGTCGTGTGGGGCGGCGGGTTGTTGGTGGTGGGGTGGTGTTTAATGATGGTGTTGCAGCTGGGTTGTCGGGTGGTGCGTGGGCGCGGGCGAAGCATCAGAAGTTGAGGGAAGGGGATCTGCCTGATCCACCTGATCCGCCGGGTATGTCGGATGTTCCTGATCCGCCGGATCCGCCGGGTGGGGGGCAGTTGGGGTTGTTTGGGGAGGTGGGTGTGTGTGGTTGGTGGTGCCTGGTGTGGGGGTCTGCACTGGGCTTATAACCATGCCCACCTGCATTTTTGAGAAATCACGTTGGGCTGATAGATTTTCGGGGGCGGGCTAAGAACGCCAAACGCGCCCACCAAGTGGTGGGCGCGCAGAGGGAAGCGTCGAAAAGCGTGTTTTTATTCGGCGACTAGCGATTCAAGAACGAAGTCCGGGTGTTCTTTCTCAATGAAGGACAGACGCCACTTGTCGCTGAAGAGGGCGATGAGCTCGCCATCGGTACGGGTGAAGATTTCAACACCACGCTGCTTGGCGAGTTCCGGTGCGGAGGCTGCATCGGTGCGGCGTGCGACGGTATAAGGAATTGGATCTGCAATGGTTTCGACGTTGTACTCGACTTCCATGCGGGCTTGCATGACCTCGAACTGCATGGGGCCGACCGCAGCCATGACTGGGTTGGCATCGCCACGCAGGTCATTCTTGAGGATCTGGACAACGCCTTCGGAATCCAGCTGCTCCAAAGCCTTGCGGAATTGCTTGTATTTGCCGAGGGACTTGGCGCGCAAAATGCGGAAATGCTCAGGGGCGAACTTCGGCATTGGAGCGTACTGAATCTTGCGACCTTCGAAGATGGTGTCGCCAGGCGCAAGTGCGCCAGCGTTGACCAGACCAACGATATCGCCTGGGAAAGCGGTCTCGACAGTGGAGCGGGTGCGTCCGAAAACAGTCAGCGCATACTTGGTGGAGAAACTGCGACCGGACTGGGCGTGGGTGACCTGCATGCCGCGGTCGAACTCGCCGGAAACAACGCGCATAAAAGCAAGGGTATCGCGGTGGTTCTTGTCCATACCGGCCTGCACCTTGAACACTATGCCGGAGAAATCATCGGTGGTGTCGCGGTGCTCGTCCATGGCTGTAGTGGAAGCTTCGAGAGCATTAGGATCGGCGTCACGACCGGCAGGAGCGGGAGCTAGGTAACAAAGTGCGTCCAGGATCTGGTGCACACCGAAGTTAAGCATCGCAGAGGCGAAAATAAGTGGTGAGGTGGTGCAGTTGAGGAACATTTCCTGATCGTGAACCGCGCCGTCGGCGGCGAGGAGTTCAGCTTCTTCAGCAGCATTTTCCCAGACGTCGCCTTCGCGCTCGGCAGCTTGCTGGGGAGTGTAGAACTCTTCTGGAGCAATGGTGGAGCCACCGGCAGTACGAGTGAATTGGATGTATTCTTCGGCTTCACCTTCTTCATTGATGCGAGCCAAACCGCGGAAATCGCCAGCTTCGCCAACTGGCCAATAGAGAGGGGTTGGCTGGAGCTCGATTTCCTTCACGATCTCGTCGACAAGCTCTAGGGGGGTGCGACCCACGCGGTCCCACTTATTGATCACCGTAATAATAGGTAGGCCGCGGGCTTTACAAACGCGGAAGAGCTGGAGGGTCTGAGGCTCGAGGCCTTTGGCGGCGTCGATAAGCATGACGGCGGCGTCGACGGCCATGAGGACGCGGTAGGTGTCTTCGGAGAAATCGGCGTGACCTGGGGTATCAACGAGGTTGATCATAAAAGGCTCACCCTTGTGGCCTTCTGGTGCATATTCAAACTGCAGGGCGGAAGACGCGATGGAAATACCTCGGTCTTTTTCCATTTCCATCCAGTCGGAAACGGTGGCTTTACGACCAGCCTTGCCGTGGGTAGCGCCAGCTTCGGAAATAATGTGCGCATGCAGCGCCAATGCCTCCGTCAAAGTGGACTTACCAGCATCGGGGTGGGCGATGACAGCGAAGGTACGGCGGCGATTTGCCTCGATGGCAGTAT encodes the following:
- a CDS encoding DUF6882 domain-containing protein, with product MDIPLPVSLSEVVADGKIGQSGVDQAFAAQLGGILGVEFNLDEGATHAEVRINRTSGAPFDTTGEVVAWIQNNQLTWESTRGVDLNIPELQGTQPLSDNLISAARTLYGNAPAFIAPFGSRGQALVIINYLPELFDARRDLIDGLPGLPRGTLRRALSSYAAFRGLGIRIEEDRIAFSDGTSLLLRNGKPIELAGGLGLREVRADAAFMSAEHQLLFDAISPNYQLQFNASSRTAQLDNVHEVQAFPLATIEGNTWKWAWSQPEFHGSETEGVARFGFDNGILLLTTPEVEVADAQEFELINVAKPILKRWTHAFVKDGDRHIVILLDHPRLHLPPASFAAVEATLYQPLASDLDRQRAVASYAQLRGLPFDGSKITVENRQLNLASINNDSDNDHSGQDH
- a CDS encoding TetR/AcrR family transcriptional regulator; this translates as MSGLRETKKAATRTALSRAAAQLALTEGPESLTVATIAAEAGFSTRTFHNYFASREEALVEFMSSQIQNLIAQLEELPADLDTQDALEHLVINHFRKGDSELDSFSALYQVGEILEKLGPPPCAFDANIMLEPLRLFFKHKMPQLDDFEIDVSIHLQAAAIAAALKWYYRNPEPRDPEEAIELVKRASALLKR
- a CDS encoding Cof-type HAD-IIB family hydrolase, which gives rise to MDFRLVATDMDGTLLNDQRRIPEGFWKVLEQLREQDIAFAPASGRQLATLQTQFERAGEPLSYIAENGTVVVHNGEIISLTTIDGETVHSIIDAARESSVDMGVVVCRPERAFVERFDAAFREEGSQYYLALDEVEDLHEVVNDEVIKVAIFTFADAEKDCAPVIRAAAPGANVVVSGEHWVDVMDKSANKGHALATLREALGIAESETLVFGDYLNDTELMKAAGTSYAMANAHPDILALADEIAPSNAEAGVVVVLQNLLSEEL
- a CDS encoding 3-hydroxyisobutyryl-CoA hydrolase; the protein is MNISEPPVIIRVQHKTGIVALNRAKALNSINLEMVNIIQQALDEWAADDAISQVLIYSTSERAFCAGGDIRELRDAVIAGNPEFGDHYFTEEFNLVNCLGTYPKPVIALINGIVMGGGMGVSMHNSHRIITENALAAMPETAIGYVPDVGFTYFAHQITTPAIAKFLGITGWRMSPADMLWTGVASHFIKSADIEAFTNTLLENSLEQALDTFSTQPEESSTLESFASSIEETFGQETGELIDAALAAHPDAAFRAKIEKPLRQAAPSAVVATSALMNQNREAQSLREGLDNELVMALFMIRQPDFAEGVRAAVVDKDRNPQFGAALPEENYLELIKN
- a CDS encoding alpha/beta hydrolase; amino-acid sequence: MKTAKSRLCSIVLGVSIGVTSVFTGAGIAAAYDYGMDPNQNYNPVEDITDRPEGLSKLPFFGSQLTSFGSSEGSSFGEIVTSTEPQYTDPRYPAGKDALPKATIDMNPEVLARLERFIGVDGDRIRQINAYSPSMGRTIPLLWIVPEDNSVPRPTLYALGGGDGGQGSDNWVNNTDLDELMSQNNVNVIMPMLGAYTFYADWVEESADLGGKQQWETFLTHELPEPLEAAIGADGQRSIIGMSMSGGTVLNYASHNPNFYSSVGSFSGCAETNSWMGRRGIAATAYNGNALPSQIFGEVDSDYSRYNDPLLNAAKLGEQDNLYVFSASGLSSELDFTGPNAPTDQAGIDDRLSVGFQIEAMSNTCTHNLKAATDQMGIKSINYDFGVTGTHSWDYWNQGLHRFFPLMMQGFGLDGGEIPVYNPNGVSSTESSSELSSGVSLGGVIGSVVGSSLSS